The following proteins come from a genomic window of Sulfurospirillum arsenophilum NBRC 109478:
- the accA gene encoding acetyl-CoA carboxylase carboxyl transferase subunit alpha, protein MATYLDFENGIKQIDEDISNAKIKGDSHAVEILDKTLSKEISKTYKNLSEYQKLQLARHPDRPYALDYIRALLHDSYEIHGDRNFADDAAIVSYIGYIGERKVIVVGEQKGRGTKNKIKRNFGMPHPEGYRKALRIAKMAEKFDLPILFLIDTPGAYPGIAAEERGQSEAIAKNLFELSKLNTKSISVVIGEGGSGGALAIGVSDRVAMMRYSVFSVISPEGCAAILWNDPSKQENATKAMKITAEDLHQLGLIDAIIDEPLIGAHRDKESAAKALGDYFLKSLEELDKLSNEERMMKRYERIISIGAYEER, encoded by the coding sequence GTGGCTACTTATTTGGATTTTGAGAATGGAATTAAGCAGATTGATGAGGATATATCCAACGCCAAAATCAAAGGCGATAGCCATGCTGTTGAGATTTTAGATAAGACACTTTCTAAAGAGATTTCGAAAACCTATAAAAATTTAAGTGAATACCAAAAGCTTCAACTTGCACGTCATCCTGATCGTCCTTACGCCTTAGATTATATCCGTGCTCTTTTGCATGATAGCTATGAAATTCATGGTGATCGTAACTTTGCGGATGATGCTGCTATTGTCTCTTATATCGGCTATATTGGTGAGCGCAAAGTCATTGTTGTTGGCGAGCAAAAAGGCCGTGGTACTAAAAATAAAATCAAACGCAATTTCGGTATGCCTCATCCCGAAGGTTACCGTAAAGCACTTCGTATTGCTAAAATGGCAGAAAAATTTGATCTTCCGATTCTTTTCTTAATCGACACTCCCGGTGCATATCCTGGAATTGCAGCAGAAGAACGCGGTCAAAGTGAGGCGATTGCTAAAAACCTTTTTGAGCTAAGTAAGCTTAATACCAAAAGTATCTCAGTTGTTATTGGCGAAGGTGGTAGCGGTGGAGCTTTAGCGATTGGTGTGAGTGATCGTGTTGCTATGATGCGTTACTCCGTCTTTTCCGTTATCTCTCCAGAAGGTTGTGCTGCCATTTTATGGAATGATCCAAGCAAACAAGAAAATGCGACAAAAGCGATGAAAATTACGGCGGAAGATTTACATCAACTGGGTCTTATTGATGCTATTATTGATGAGCCACTTATTGGTGCACACCGCGATAAAGAGAGTGCAGCAAAAGCACTTGGAGATTATTTTTTAAAATCACTTGAAGAGCTTGATAAACTCAGTAACGAAGAGCGTATGATGAAGCGTTATGAGAGAATCATTTCTATCGGAGCTTATGAAGAGCGCTAA